The window TCTCGAAGTTCAACGACGCGGTGCAGGCCTGGATGTTCAATCCGGATGCGCTGGCGCCGACCTTCCCCGAGAGCATGATCACCAAGCCGTTCCCGTTCAACGCCTATTACGATCTCGACGATGCGCCGGAGATTGCAGGCGCGGACTGGAAGCTCGAGGTGCGCGGGCTGGTCGAGAACAAGAAATCGTGGACGCTCGATGAATTGTACAAGCTGCCGCAGGTCAAGCAGGTGACGCGTCACATCTGCGTCGAAGGCTGGAGCGCGATCGGCAGCTGGACCGGCACGCCGCTGCGCGATTTCCTGAAGCTGGTCGGCGCCGACACGCGCGCCAAATATGTCTGGTTCCAGTGCGCCGACAAGGACGGCTATAATTCGCCGCTCGACATGCGCACGGCGCTGCATCCGCAGACCCAGATGACCTTCAAATTCGGCGACGAGATCCTGCCGCGCGCCTACGGCTTCCCGATGAAGATCCGGGTGCCGACCAAGCTCGGCTTCAAGAACCCGAAATACGTGCTCTCGATGGAAGTCACCAACGACTACAAGGGCGGTTACTGGGAAGACCAGGGCTACAACTCGTTCAGCGGGAGCTGACGCGAAGCGTCATTCTGGGATGGTCTGAAGGACCAGACCCGGAATCTCGAGATTCCGGGTTCGATGCTAACGCATCGCCCCGGAATGACTCAGGGAGTTACCTTCCTCTGAAACGCCGACAGTACCGCGCCGAGCGCGAGCATCGCGGCCGAGACGTTCAGCGCAAATGACAGGCTGCCGACGGCGTCGGTGATGGCGCCGACCACGATCGGGCCGAGCGTCTGGCCGATGCCGAAGGCGATGGTCATCGCCGCAATCGCGGTCGGCCACGCTTCCGGCGGGTAGTTGAGGCGCACGAAGGCGGTGGTTGACCCCACGACGGCGAAGAACGCGACGCCGAACACCAGCGCCGAGATCGCGAGCAGCAGCGGCGAATGCCCGAAGATCGGTAGAGCCGCGCCGAGCGCGTTGACGCCGAGGATGATGGTGGTCGCGAGCCCGCCGCAGTCGAGCGCCAGCACCCGCCGCCAGACCCATGGCGTGACGAACGCGCTGACGCCGATCAGGCTCCAGAACGCGCTCTGTGCACCCGCGCCGCCGCCACCGTCGCGGACATAGGCGATCATGAAGGTCATGTAGGCGATGTAACCGGCGCCGAACAGGAAATAGGCGGCGAGGTAGATCAGGACCGGCGTGATCGCGAACTTGGTCCGCACGATGCCGCCCGCGGCAGTATTGGCGTGGAATGGCGCAAGCATCAGCGGCACGGTCATGATCGCGGAGAGCAGCGTCATCGCCCACCACACGATCCACCATGAGCCGGCGCCAAAACCCTGCAGCACGAAGGGCGCGATCAGGCCGGATGCCAGGATGCCGACGCCCGGCCCGGCGTAGAACAGGCTGAGCAGGAAGTTGGCGCGCTCCGGCCGCGACTGCGCGATGGTTGCCGCCAGCGCGCCGCCGCCGACGAAGCCGATCGCGGCGGCGAAGCCGACCAGCAGGCGGGCGAAACTCAGCACGGCGAAATTGCCCGAGATCGCGCACAGCGCCAGCGACAGCGCACAGGCCACCGTCGACCAGCGCACCGAGGTGGCCAGCCCGAAGCGCTGGATCAGGCGCGAGGCGAACAACGCGCCGAACAGGTAGCCGGCGGCGTTGATCGTGTTCATGAAGCCGGCGGCCGAA of the Bradyrhizobium quebecense genome contains:
- a CDS encoding molybdopterin-binding protein; amino-acid sequence: MGRLRKLLIPGVDKKLLVRDAVKTMPELTRRRFITAGTSLGALTLLTGCDVVDSSSAEELLKKVSKFNDAVQAWMFNPDALAPTFPESMITKPFPFNAYYDLDDAPEIAGADWKLEVRGLVENKKSWTLDELYKLPQVKQVTRHICVEGWSAIGSWTGTPLRDFLKLVGADTRAKYVWFQCADKDGYNSPLDMRTALHPQTQMTFKFGDEILPRAYGFPMKIRVPTKLGFKNPKYVLSMEVTNDYKGGYWEDQGYNSFSGS
- a CDS encoding YbfB/YjiJ family MFS transporter → MRAPAPSYPHPARLILILSLAPTVGLGIGRFAYSLVLPDMRDSLAWSYSAAGFMNTINAAGYLFGALFASRLIQRFGLATSVRWSTVACALSLALCAISGNFAVLSFARLLVGFAAAIGFVGGGALAATIAQSRPERANFLLSLFYAGPGVGILASGLIAPFVLQGFGAGSWWIVWWAMTLLSAIMTVPLMLAPFHANTAAGGIVRTKFAITPVLIYLAAYFLFGAGYIAYMTFMIAYVRDGGGGAGAQSAFWSLIGVSAFVTPWVWRRVLALDCGGLATTIILGVNALGAALPIFGHSPLLLAISALVFGVAFFAVVGSTTAFVRLNYPPEAWPTAIAAMTIAFGIGQTLGPIVVGAITDAVGSLSFALNVSAAMLALGAVLSAFQRKVTP